The Euryarchaeota archaeon genome includes a region encoding these proteins:
- a CDS encoding metallophosphoesterase family protein, whose amino-acid sequence MVRLFPLGIIVLVSAVVFSGYPASSQGASGPVGVHIAWGTDPMTAVSVSWSAPPATMARVDYGPTTGYGASAPATYTATGSDSPTAFRATLQGLAPATTYHYRAVTDSMMSRDFTFTTARERPERFTVAVWGDHGVPDPGNPAAEADGDNPLKNVAFANGLRADFHLVAGDLSYANGVPRTWDAYFAALEPYASHVPYMSAVGNHEREAGQQFLQYDARLPMPTREGERWYAFRYGDAVFISLDTEHACDVGPAGDAVPGLAEASCANGANEGQLRFLESTLAAARADPSVRWILAFHHYPLWSDGPHGSNLPVRAIWGPVFDKYHLDVDIQAHDHLYERTKMITGEAVSETGTTYLVAGVGGASHYAFTSPDSQPPAWEAARNNRDYGVVLLTFSNGSLIGEFKALDGSTKDRWALQKGLDGVTFSVDPANVTDPKSSPGNTSSDDAAGGSNRVPGLATGAILVLVASMALALRRRRMT is encoded by the coding sequence ATGGTGCGCCTTTTCCCGCTTGGAATCATCGTCCTCGTCTCGGCGGTCGTTTTTTCCGGGTATCCGGCGTCAAGCCAAGGCGCTTCGGGACCGGTCGGCGTGCATATCGCTTGGGGAACCGACCCTATGACGGCTGTCTCGGTTTCGTGGTCCGCTCCACCGGCGACCATGGCTCGCGTCGACTACGGGCCGACCACCGGATACGGCGCGTCCGCCCCGGCGACGTACACGGCCACGGGTAGCGACAGCCCAACTGCGTTCCGGGCAACGCTCCAGGGACTTGCACCGGCGACGACTTACCACTACCGTGCGGTGACCGATTCTATGATGAGCCGAGATTTTACCTTCACGACGGCGCGTGAAAGGCCTGAGCGTTTCACCGTGGCCGTGTGGGGCGACCATGGCGTCCCAGACCCGGGCAATCCCGCGGCCGAGGCGGATGGGGACAACCCCCTCAAGAACGTGGCCTTCGCAAACGGCCTCCGCGCCGATTTCCACCTCGTCGCCGGCGACCTCTCCTACGCCAACGGGGTGCCGCGTACTTGGGACGCCTACTTCGCGGCACTCGAACCTTACGCCTCCCACGTTCCGTACATGTCGGCCGTCGGTAACCACGAACGCGAAGCCGGCCAACAGTTCCTGCAGTACGATGCGCGGCTCCCGATGCCGACGAGGGAAGGAGAGCGATGGTACGCGTTCCGTTACGGGGACGCTGTTTTCATCTCGCTTGACACGGAGCATGCCTGTGACGTCGGCCCTGCAGGGGACGCCGTGCCTGGCCTTGCCGAGGCCTCTTGCGCGAACGGAGCGAACGAGGGGCAACTTCGGTTCCTCGAATCGACCCTCGCGGCGGCGCGCGCGGACCCGTCGGTCCGATGGATCCTCGCGTTCCACCATTATCCCCTGTGGAGCGACGGGCCCCATGGCTCCAACCTCCCCGTCAGGGCGATCTGGGGACCAGTTTTCGACAAGTACCACTTGGACGTCGATATCCAAGCTCACGATCACCTGTACGAGCGGACGAAAATGATCACTGGCGAAGCGGTCTCAGAGACCGGTACCACTTACCTCGTCGCCGGGGTCGGTGGTGCTTCGCACTACGCCTTCACCTCGCCCGATTCCCAACCGCCCGCGTGGGAGGCAGCGAGGAACAACCGCGATTACGGCGTGGTCCTCCTCACTTTTTCAAACGGCTCGCTCATCGGTGAGTTCAAGGCGCTCGACGGGAGCACAAAAGACAGATGGGCGCTTCAGAAAGGCCTCGACGGAGTGACTTTCTCGGTCGACCCGGCCAACGTGACCGACCCGAAGAGCAGCCCTGGCAACACGTCGTCCGACGACGCCGCCGGTGGCTCGAACCGTGTCCCTGGGCTAGCGACCGGCGCCATCCTCGTGTTGGTGGCAAGCATGGCATTGGCGCTACGGCGCCGTCGCATGACTTGA
- a CDS encoding EamA family transporter, with amino-acid sequence MSASASSKPQPLVLAAFVATVLFLGVNFVAVRFSNRELAPFWGASLRFAVASMILFAVVAAKRIPLPSGQALIGAALFGAFAFGANFALVYYGLVTVPSGMAAVTFATIPLTTFLMAIGFGLERFRRLGLLGALVSIVGIAVVFQEQLSAAVPVLSLLSVFAAALFAAASGIIVKGFPRSHPIAANAVGMAVGTAILFPLSLAFHEPQTFPVATATWGALGWLIVSSMLAFVLMVWVLSHWTASANAYGSVLAPLVTIVVAASIAGEAVTGALVVGGIFVMVGVYVGALMRERGKTATGSAPGAATPDANR; translated from the coding sequence ATGTCGGCCTCCGCCTCCTCGAAGCCTCAACCCTTGGTGCTCGCGGCCTTCGTGGCGACAGTCCTCTTCCTCGGCGTGAACTTCGTCGCCGTGCGCTTCAGCAACCGCGAACTCGCACCCTTCTGGGGCGCATCGCTCCGTTTTGCGGTCGCCTCCATGATCCTGTTCGCGGTCGTGGCTGCAAAACGCATCCCGCTTCCCTCGGGACAGGCGCTCATCGGGGCAGCGCTCTTCGGCGCGTTCGCGTTCGGGGCGAATTTCGCGCTCGTTTACTATGGACTGGTGACGGTGCCTTCCGGAATGGCGGCGGTCACCTTCGCGACCATCCCGCTTACGACGTTCCTGATGGCCATTGGATTCGGGCTCGAGAGGTTCCGCCGGCTGGGTCTTCTTGGCGCCTTGGTCAGCATCGTGGGGATCGCCGTCGTCTTCCAGGAACAGTTGAGCGCCGCGGTCCCCGTGCTTTCGTTACTATCCGTCTTCGCGGCGGCGCTTTTCGCGGCAGCGTCGGGCATCATCGTGAAAGGCTTCCCTCGAAGCCACCCGATCGCCGCAAACGCCGTCGGCATGGCCGTTGGCACCGCCATCCTGTTCCCGTTATCGCTTGCGTTCCACGAGCCACAGACCTTCCCGGTCGCGACCGCCACGTGGGGCGCCCTCGGTTGGCTCATCGTAAGCTCGATGCTGGCATTCGTCTTGATGGTCTGGGTGCTTTCGCACTGGACGGCGTCCGCGAACGCGTATGGGTCGGTGCTCGCCCCGCTGGTGACGATAGTAGTCGCCGCGTCAATCGCTGGGGAAGCGGTGACGGGGGCCCTCGTCGTGGGCGGCATCTTCGTAATGGTCGGCGTCTACGTGGGGGCACTGATGCGTGAACGTGGAAAGACTGCCACGGGGTCGGCGCCAGGCGCGGCGACCCCCGACGCGAACCGGTAG
- a CDS encoding MBL fold metallo-hydrolase — protein sequence MVLVFQRVTGHMQNYTYLIADGPSGKAAVVDPSFDAGPVEEIAAQRGFEIIAILVTHRHYDHVTDVAGLAKRTGAKVYAHKVSQVPHDVGLNDGHIIELGASRIRAMHTPGHTECSTCYYIEDFRVPGNTAGKPDGCLFTGDTLFLGECGRMDLPGGDPAEMWKTLTQRIPALPQSTIIFPGHDYAPIPFDTLGNQLKTNYTMAKRSKEEFVAWAR from the coding sequence ATGGTTCTCGTCTTCCAACGCGTGACCGGCCATATGCAGAACTACACGTACCTCATCGCCGACGGACCCTCCGGAAAGGCCGCCGTCGTCGACCCCTCGTTTGATGCCGGGCCCGTTGAAGAGATCGCGGCGCAGCGGGGATTCGAGATCATCGCGATTCTTGTGACGCACCGTCACTACGATCATGTCACGGACGTCGCGGGCCTCGCCAAGCGCACGGGCGCCAAGGTCTACGCGCACAAAGTCTCCCAAGTCCCGCACGATGTCGGCCTCAACGATGGCCACATCATCGAGTTGGGCGCGAGTCGTATCCGCGCGATGCACACGCCCGGCCACACGGAGTGCTCGACGTGCTACTACATAGAAGATTTCCGCGTGCCGGGTAACACGGCGGGCAAACCCGATGGATGCCTGTTCACGGGCGATACTCTGTTCCTGGGCGAGTGCGGCCGCATGGATCTTCCCGGTGGCGACCCGGCGGAGATGTGGAAGACTTTGACGCAGAGGATCCCGGCGCTTCCCCAATCGACAATCATTTTCCCAGGACACGATTACGCGCCCATCCCTTTCGACACCTTGGGAAACCAGTTGAAGACAAACTACACGATGGCGAAACGGTCGAAAGAAGAGTTCGTGGCGTGGGCTCGATGA